In one window of Pedosphaera parvula Ellin514 DNA:
- a CDS encoding voltage-gated chloride channel family protein gives MKHFFNFSFHAGSLKQLLGWSLLTIPVGVLAGSASAFFLWALDHVTHIRQQHAWLLFLLPVGGVAVGLLYHWLGREAEKGSNLIIDEIHKPGGGVPRRMAPLVLIGTLITHLFGGSAGREGTAVQMGGSLASGFGRLIRVKSETMRILLMSGVAAGFGSVFGTPLTGAVFAMEVLAVGRIQYDALVPTLIASVVGDYTCSAWGIKHAIYQISFIEPEAASAIFHVDALLLLKAVTAGIAFGLCSLLFSELAHSLQKAYKKLVPLAPLRPVLGGVMVIALVYLVGTRDYLGLGITSPDPKAVTILSAFHPDGAHVLSWWWKIVFTIVTISSGFKGGEVTPLFFIGATLGNALSGLLHAPVDLFAGLGFIGVFAGATNTPLACTIMGIELFGAHYTVYFAAACFIAYFFSGHAGIYSAQRVAVPKKQVDNGVESDVSA, from the coding sequence ATGAAGCACTTTTTTAATTTCTCGTTTCATGCCGGAAGTTTGAAGCAACTGTTGGGGTGGTCGTTGCTCACAATCCCTGTGGGAGTGCTGGCAGGTTCAGCGAGTGCTTTCTTCCTTTGGGCTCTGGATCACGTTACTCACATTCGCCAGCAACACGCATGGTTGCTATTTTTATTACCGGTTGGTGGTGTGGCGGTGGGATTGCTTTACCATTGGTTGGGTCGAGAAGCAGAGAAGGGGAGTAATTTAATCATCGATGAGATCCATAAACCGGGCGGAGGCGTTCCGCGACGCATGGCCCCGTTGGTTTTGATTGGGACCCTTATTACTCACTTGTTTGGTGGCTCGGCCGGACGCGAAGGGACAGCGGTACAAATGGGAGGCAGCCTGGCTAGTGGCTTCGGGCGTTTGATTCGAGTGAAGTCCGAGACCATGCGAATTCTTTTGATGTCCGGGGTGGCCGCGGGATTTGGATCGGTCTTTGGCACTCCTTTAACGGGAGCGGTTTTTGCGATGGAAGTGCTGGCTGTTGGAAGGATTCAGTATGATGCACTGGTTCCAACATTGATCGCAAGTGTGGTGGGGGATTACACCTGTTCGGCGTGGGGAATCAAACACGCGATCTATCAAATCAGTTTCATTGAGCCTGAAGCTGCCAGCGCGATTTTTCATGTAGATGCCCTGCTTTTGTTGAAAGCTGTGACTGCCGGAATTGCTTTTGGATTGTGCAGCCTGCTTTTCTCGGAACTCGCTCATTCTCTACAGAAGGCATATAAAAAACTTGTTCCGTTGGCACCATTGCGACCGGTGTTGGGCGGGGTGATGGTGATCGCGCTGGTTTATCTTGTGGGTACGCGTGATTATTTGGGGCTGGGGATTACTTCACCCGACCCAAAAGCGGTCACAATACTGTCGGCATTCCATCCAGATGGCGCACACGTCCTGAGTTGGTGGTGGAAAATAGTGTTTACGATCGTGACCATATCCAGCGGGTTTAAAGGTGGCGAAGTGACGCCGCTTTTCTTTATTGGGGCAACCTTGGGAAATGCCTTGTCGGGACTGCTGCACGCTCCAGTCGATTTATTTGCAGGTTTGGGGTTTATTGGCGTATTCGCAGGAGCAACGAATACACCGCTGGCTTGCACGATCATGGGTATTGAACTTTTCGGTGCGCACTACACGGTATATTTTGCCGCGGCTTGTTTCATCGCATATTTTTTCAGCGGCCACGCCGGAATTTACTCTGCGCAACGAGTTGCCGTGCCGAAAAAACAGGTGGATAATGGAGTTGAAAGTGACGTCAGCGCATAG
- a CDS encoding GYF domain-containing protein, whose amino-acid sequence MNTWRYTQNGQRLGPVGEEELKALLKSGVLSRDTPVSKEGTDYWAPANLFPELMEGATASTTPPPLGSGIPPLTSPPSIQPGAAISETEDISHNKIFAVLAYIGLLFLVPLLAAPQSRFARYHTNQGIVLFLAHIIGIAAAGISFLIPFVGCIGMLAMVAVNVGFVVLMVMGIVNAASGVYKPLPLIGHYKILE is encoded by the coding sequence ATGAATACATGGAGATACACCCAAAATGGTCAGAGGCTCGGCCCGGTCGGCGAAGAAGAATTGAAAGCCTTGTTGAAAAGCGGGGTTCTATCGCGCGATACGCCGGTCTCGAAGGAAGGAACAGATTATTGGGCTCCGGCCAATCTTTTTCCTGAACTGATGGAAGGCGCGACCGCGAGCACAACTCCGCCACCGCTGGGCAGCGGCATCCCTCCCTTGACCTCGCCACCGTCCATTCAGCCGGGCGCAGCAATTTCAGAGACAGAGGACATAAGTCACAATAAAATCTTTGCCGTATTGGCATACATCGGCCTGCTTTTCCTGGTTCCATTGCTGGCTGCACCGCAATCCAGATTTGCGCGGTATCACACTAATCAGGGCATTGTGCTTTTTCTCGCACATATCATCGGTATCGCCGCTGCGGGCATCAGCTTCCTCATTCCATTTGTGGGGTGCATTGGCATGTTGGCGATGGTGGCGGTCAACGTCGGATTTGTCGTATTGATGGTAATGGGAATTGTGAATGCAGCTTCTGGAGTTTACAAACCTCTTCCCTTGATTGGACATTATAAAATCCTTGAGTAA